The DNA window TGATCGACGCACTCCCCGATCCAGGGACGCAGGCTGGGATTGCCCTCTACATCGGTGCAACGGCATTGCTCACGCTTCTCGTGAAGTGGGGATGGGACCGCTGGCGAGCTGAAGACGTCGAAGAAGTCGAACTCGCGGATCTCCTCGAGGAGGCGACCGTCGAAGACGGCCTCGAAGAGGGTCAGGTCCTCGACGACATCGCCGAACATCATCAACACGTCGTCGCACCGGCGGCGATCGAGTGGGATACGCGGACCGCTCGCGTCGGTGATCAGTGGACGTCCACACTCTACATCGCCGATTACCCGGATTACCCGAAAGACGGCTATCTGACCGAACTCTTCGAGCTCACGGACGTCGAGTTCGATCTGACGGTCCATATCACCCCGAAGAGTCAGCAGCAGGCTCGAGACGAACTCCAGCGAGTGGCCGACGACCTCCAGGCCGATGCTGACCTCGAGCGTACTGTCCGTGGGAGCTATCTTCAGGAGCGAGCCAACGAGGCGCTGTCGACGTACAAGAGCGTTGAGAACGGGAGCCGGGTGTTCGAGCAAGGCATGTTCATTACGGTTCGATCGGAGTCACGTGACGAGCTTCGTGACGCCGTCCGGACAGTTCGGAGCCGGCTTCGTGAACAACCCGCTGGACTCTCGCCGAAGACGGCTATCTGTAAGCAAGACCTCGCCATCCAGGCTGCAGCGCCAATCGGCCCCAACCCGTTCGGCCGGGAGGCCACAGCACTCGGTGGTGCGGTCGGTGCGTTGCTCGCGTCGCCACATAACGCCACAATTCTCGAGGACGGCGGCGTCGAGTTCGGCGTTCACTGGAAGAACCAGAGTCCGGTCGTCATCGACCCGTTCGCTCGAGAGAACGGCTATGCGATGTTCACGATCGGTGACCCTGGTTCTGGCAAATCGTTCGGATCGAAGCAGAACTTCATCCGTTCGATTGAGCAAAGCGAGGACCGTATCGGGATCATCCTCGAGCCGCTGAACAACTGGGCCGGTGTCGCCGAAGCCCTCGGTGGTGAGCGAATCACAATCGGCGGGGAGATGGGTTTGAATCCCCTCGAGATCAAGCCCACTCCCGAACGTGTGCAACGGGCAATGGGCAAGGACGCCAGCCCGTATCGCGAAAAGCTCGATAGCGTGATGAGCTTCCTCTCGAACTATTTTGCGCTTCGGGGAATCACACTCGGCGACCGCCGGACGACGTTGGAGACCGCGATCGAGCGTGCCTATTCACGCAACGGAATTACCGACGATATCGCGACTCATCACAACGAGAGCCCGACGATGCGGGACGTCCTCGACATCCTCGAGGAGATGGTCGAGACCCCGGAAGAGTACGTCGTGCGGACGGATGAGGAAGCGACGAAGATCGGCGAAGACGCAACGTGGCTCATCGATCAGCTTCGCCCGTTCGCGGAAGACGGCCGGTACGAGAATTTGGGCCGAGAGACCGAATTCGACATCCGCGACGAGAAGGTGATCTATCTCGATCTCGCCCAGCAGGAGGGCAGTCTCGGTGGGAGCACGAGTCTCGTCATGCAGTTGTTGATCTCGTTGGTTTATGAGCGAGCGAAGGAGACGGACAAAGAGGTCGTCTTCGTCATCGACGAGGCTCGGTACATCATGCAGGATGCGGCGAGTCTCGAATACCTCGAGATCGTCTTCCGTCACCACCGACATCACAACCTCTCGATCCGACTTGTGACCCAGACCGTCGACGAGTTCTTCCAGCATCCAGAGTCCGAGGCGATCATCGACCAGTGTGCGATCAAGCAGTTCCACCACCTCGACGGCATGGATCGTGAGTGGGCCAACGAGTTCGGCCTCAACTCGGCACAGATGCGCTTCGTCCAGGAAGCCGTTCCCGGCAACGACCGGACGGGCTATTCGGAGGCGCTCGTCGGCGTCGACGGTGAGTGGCGGGGAATCGAAGTCCGAGCAATGGAAGACGAGACGGCAGTGATCGACTTCGATCCGAAAGCCCAGTCACAGACTGAGTTGCCAGGCCGTTCAGCAGACACATCTACAGAGCGATCTATGAATACTAATCCAACAACCTCACGCCAGGTCTCAACTCCACCACAGACTGATGGCGGTAAGCACGGAGGTGAATCGAAACATGAGTAACAACGAGTATCTGAAAGTGACTCCGACGTCGGGACCACTCCGTCGGTCGGATATTCCAGCCGCTCTTGAGAGTCTTCATAAACTGTCGAACCCAGCGGCAGAGAGTTTCTGGAACCGGGTGAGGCCCAGAGTGGACACAGCTCCACCAACGTTCGAATTCCTCGCCGTCTCTGCAGGTCCTGATGCACCAGTAGAGTTCTACTACGGGGTCAACCAGGAAGAACACCTCAACACGCTTGAAAAGCGCCTCCGGTCGATTTACCCGACCACGTTCACGGTTATGCGAACGGAACTCGATCTCGAGGCGGTTCTCACACCTGAACCCGACTTGGCGGGGGAAGATCTCGAGTCTGAGGAACAGGGAGCGTTGAACCGAGAGAATCCTCGAACTGATACGGGAGAGAGTGATTTGGAAGGTTTCGATGAAGGTGAAATAGAAGACGAAACCCCGAAGCCCTCACCACTGGGGGTCGAGTGGCTCGGTAAAACTGGCCGCAAAGAAGACTGGATGACGACCATCGCGCCGTTTGTCGTCGACGAACCCGATGAAGAATATGAATCAGAGCAACCTCCGCTTTCGGCCGTTGTTGAGGTCCTCCATGAGATGACCGCACCGACTGTCTATCAGATTCTCTGGCAGCGCAAACCTGATTGGCGGGATGATGCTGAAATCCGAAAAATGGACCTCAAAGAGGGACGCGATACTTGGGCCGAGGACCTCATCGGCTCATGGCTCGAGCCTGTCGATGCAGATCCTGCAGATCGAGAGCTGTCTCAGGAGACAAAAAACCGTATTCAGAGAATCGACGGCAAACACCCACGTCGAACGTTCACCGTCAATGCTCGAGCCGTTGCAATGGCTCCTGGCGGCGATGTTGAGATCCGCGCAGAACTCGAGCAGCTGAAGGCAGCACTCCATCCACTCGACGGTCCGTTTTACGAACTCTACGGACTGCGTATCCGAGAGAAAGGATACCTCGATCGGCAGAAAGCCAAACGAGCTCAACGCCATCTCGAGCGCGTTCTCAACGGAGAGATGATCGCTGGTAGCGGGAAAAAGCGGCCAGATTTCGTGTTCAATGCGGACGAACTCGCAAACGTGGTTGTTGTCCCGAGCGCCGATGATTTGACTGTCGAGGGCTCTCGAGGGGCACGATCAGAGCAGCGCAGTCGCAATCCCCTGCCACGACCGAATCCCGATTTGATGGCACAGTTCCGTGAGGGGATGGCGATCGGATATGCACTTGATGAAAATAGTACGATCCAACCAGATCCGGTACGGATTCCGCCAAATCTCTTAACGAGACACTACGGCAGGTTTGCATCAACTGGGGGCGGAAAGTCGAAAGCAATCATCAATGATGCGCTGTCTCTCAGGGAGAGGACGGGTGGGCCGGTTATTATCGTTGATCCGAAAGGCGATGGGATGTGTGCGAACTACCTTCGCTGTCACTATAACCGATTCAACGGAGTGGACAACACCTATCAGTTCTGCGTTCCCGAAACCCTCCCTGCTTTCTCTTTCTTCGATATCCGTTCGACACTTGAAGCGGGGTGGAGGCGCGAGGATGCGATCCAGGACAAGGTCGATCACTTCCACGACATTATGCGGATGGTCATGGGTCGCAAACAGTATGAACAGGCGTTCGTCGCCAACGAGATTCTCAGCTACCTCATCAAGGCGCTCTTCGACGAGGAATACGGTAGTGACGCCTTCGGCCTCGATGATCTCTTTGCGGCTGCACTCCAGATGCAACGCGAGCGGACAGTCCCTCCTGTCGCTGCCGAGAACCAAAATGTCGAGGAGTCGCTTACGCGCCACTTTGAGAAAGATGACCGACAATTCCAGGTGTCGATGGACGCCGTTGGGAACCGCCTCGACAAACTTAGAGAGGACGCGCACCTGCGACGTATCTTCAGTCACGTTCCGGAACAGGGGGATAACGGCGACTACGTCGACAACCGATTCGACTTCTGTGAGTTCCTCGACGAAGATGCCACGATCTTGTTCGACTTGGGTGATCTCCGCCCGGAGGCTCAGCGAGCAATTACACTCCTCCTGTTGAGTAACCTCTGGGACGCAGTGCGGGTTCGTCGACGTGATGGGAAGACAGACTACGAGAATCTCACCAACCTCATCATCGAGGAGGCAGCCCCCGTCGCCTCGACGAAACTCGTTTCCGAGCAGTTGCTTCCCCAAGGTCGGTCGTTCGGCCTGAGCATGGGACTGGTGATGCAGTTCCCCGGACAGGTCAGGAATCGAAGCGAGCGTGCCTACGACGAGGTCCTCAACAACATCAAAACGAAGCTTATCGGGAACATATCCATCGAACGCGACCTCGCCGAGTCGCTGGCCCACGAAGACCTGAGCCCGACTGATCTCCGAAATCGGATCAACACGCTCCCCAGTGGGGAGTGGATCGCGCAACTTCCGAGCCCGTCATTCGGGGAGACGGGTCCAGCCCCGTTCTCGGTGAAGCCGCTCCCGATAGCAGCCGGTCATCCAGAGAGTGACGAGCCGCTCTCTGTCGAACAGGAGGACCACTTCGAGGCCGTGGCCCTCCCTCGGCTGTCGGAGCGAACACAGACCAAGCACGGGCTTGCTGAGGGGCCAAGCGAATCGGAGGCAGCCGACAATGAAGGATGGGGAAGTAGATCAAACGATGCACGGTCGACATCCGCAGAATCGGCTAGCCCTGTGGACTCGACGCAGTCGTCGTTCATCGGACAGGCAACCAGTGGTTCAGCAGCCGACGAAGAGAACGAAGGAAACGAAGGAAACGAAGGGGAAGACAGGAATACCACCAACCCGCTCTTTGGAGATCCTGGGTCAACTGAGCCAGAAGAGCTAATCGGTGAAGAGGAGGGGACCGCTGCCGACGAGAACAGATCGTCACCAGTACAGGCTGGTGGTGTAACCGTCCCGGATGACGAGCTTCGACGGCGCGGGCTTACTCACGACGACATCCGATTTCTGACCCGCATCCTCGACGTGATGAATGGTGACGCACCGGATCATGGACTCTTGGATTCAATGAGTGCGTTCAAGAACGACTTTGACGACCTGGACGTGCAACGGCTCGTCGATCAAGACCTGCTGGAGGAAGGACGAGCGTGCGGTCGGAAGTACTACACCGTCCTCCCGGCAGGGCGAGAACTGCTCGGCCAGAAGCTCAAGGTCGGCCCTGGTCAGGGAGATGTCGGGGAGAAGACGCCGCACAAGGTCGGTGTAAAGCTGCTCGAACTGTGGTTAGACTCCCACGAAGACGTCGCACAGGTCGAATCCTACTATGAGTACGATGAGGAGACGGTGTTCGACGTCGCTGGCTTCGATGCCGATGGGGAACTCGTGTGGGTCGGTGAAGCTGAACTCGCGAGTAACAACAAACACGCGCCGGTCGACGACTACGACAAGCAGAGTGCAGTGGATGCGAACGCTGTTTGGGCGTTCAACAGACGCGAGACAGCCATCGAGGTGCTGGAATGTCTCTCAGAGGCTGATCGAATTGAGAGCAGTGTGAGCGGGCGTGCAGCCCGGTCGTTCTCGGATATTCGAGAGGCTGTTGAATCGTTCGACGCAGCTGGGCTGACGACGATTCGGAGCTTCAACAAACTCGACCAGGAGTGGAACACATGACGTGGCGTCACGCAACTCGCGAGGAGATCTACAGGTACTACGCCGAGGAGTTCCCCTCATACCGTGACGAACTCCCGTCGTTCATCACAGCGAAGGGGCCGAAACAGTACGCACTCGCATTTCGGGAACCCCACCCGGTACGGAAAGATGGAGTCCCCGACAAGGACTTCATTCGGCGAGATACGTGGCAGACGAACACCTCCGGTGAGCGGACCACGGCAGCGTTTCAGGAGTTCGACGACGTCCTCGAATTCATCCGGCATCCAGCACGGAATGATCCACTCGGTCGGAGTAACTTCGCGCTCGCAGATCCAGACCTGCTTGACAAACCAGACCCGTGTCCTGATGCAGTCTATTACGCGCTGGATCACTGGGAGCGACCCTGGGTCCTCCTCGTCGACATCGATGCGAAAGATATCGCCAGGAACCGAGCAGCGGATACGGTCTCGGAGGACGTCGACGACCGGGATGACGATGCGTTCCTCAACGCCGCAGGAATCCTCGACGCTGCTCCCGAGGGGTATCCGTATGCCTTTGAGGATATCGAACGGGCCATCGAGTATGGCTTCGAGCTGCGGGATATCTTCGAGGACGACTTCAACGCCGAGGAGACGATGGTAGTGTACAGCGGTCAGGGCGTTCACGTCTACCTCTTCGATTCGGACCCTGCCCATCGGTACGACGCCAAGAGTCGAGAAGTGCTGAACGACCTTCTGCAAGACACCTATGAGATCCCCATCGACCCAGTGGTTACAGCCGACCGTCGTCGAGTCGCCCGACTACCCTATTCGTTGCATGCTGACGTCTGCAGTATCGTCACGCCGATAGAGAGCCCGAACTTCGACGTTCAATCTGCGACACCGGAGGTGCTCCAGTCATGAGTCAGTCGACGCCTGTCGAGGACGAGCGTGCCGCCTATCGCGTTGCGACGCTCCCGCTCGAATACGGCACGACCCGCATCAACCAGCTGTTCACGCGGGGCTACAATCGATATATCGTCGACGGCGAAGACCAACCCGAAGATTTGCTGAACAACCTCGAGCGGTTCGGGACAGCGGCGTTCAAAGAAGACATCAGGACAAACGCAGCGGAGGAACCGTTCGTCGACGAACCGGGAACACTCGCCGTCCTCGCGACGTTGAGTGCGATCTGCGTCAAGGCACACCCGAAGTTCGAGCACGCCCCACCGCGAAAGGTGCAGGTCCTCTACGATATTCGCGAGCTATACGTCAACAACCTCGCCTCTCTCCTGCGAGAATTCGGTGACGGGAGTCTTCAACAGGATATTGCAGAGGTGTTGTACGCGAAAGGCCCCGGAGAGGATGGTCCGCACCCGGGTCGCGTTTGTACAGGAATCAAGGAGGTACCCGAGTTTGGTGAGGGGTTGTATCTCGAAATCCCGATGGCTGCGGCGTCGAGGGACTGTCTCGTTCACGCCGACACCGAGCCAGGAGAGACCGGAGAACTGCTCACTCGCATCAAGGACAACTGCCTCTACGTACCGGTCGGTGATTTCGACACGAAGTATCGCCAGTACGCCAGACGTGCGTTCAAGAAGCTCCTGCGAGTCCAAGAGGAGAACCTCTCCGAAGACCAGCTGACGTGGCTGACCACGAATGAATCGGCCATCACAGAGCGCATCGACCGCTTCATCGAGACGGGACACCACGAACGAATCTGGCGAGACTGGAACCCCGGCGAACGGACCATCCGTGTACTTCGGGACGCGATTCGAGACGCTCCAGACGAAGTCACCACGCTGGGAGCGTTCCACTCAGCGAAGGAGCTGTTTGAAGCAGTGGAGGCGTACGACCCAGAAGCGGACTGGAAGCGGGACGTATGTAATCGTATCTCGAGTCCTCGGAGTCTTGGGAATCTCCTTGCATCCCAGCGCGACCATCGGAATCTCACTATCCGACAGCACGGAAATACGAACCACTATCGGATTCAGGAGTCTTCGCGTGGCGTCCAGCCTCTTGACGTCGAGTCGATCGAAGATCTGTTCGAGCTCCCCTGTATGGCGAACATGGCCGAACGCCTCTACGAAAAGAAGCCAGTCCGAAAGGACCTGTACAGCTTCGCCCGGATGGTGATGTGGCTGCCACAGTACCAGGATAGTGACCTCGATACGATTGTCGGGGACCTTAAGGGCGTCTTCTCGCGGTGGTCATGGTACGATGAACAGGTTACCGACTACCAGATTCGCTACGAATTCTCGAATACGATCGATGGCGACACCCCGCTTCCGATGAACTGCGACAACGACGATATGCAGCGGTACTGCATCGGACAGGACCAGTGTCCATACTCCATCTGGGGAAGTCTCCCCTTCCCAGACGAGATGTACGACCAACTGGATGAGGCCGAATCTACCGGAGAAGAGTTCTAGCTCTGCTGGGAACCAATTGAATGTGAGCAAAGCGGCGCTGTTAGAATTCTCAATTGCAAATAGTTCGTTGAGACCGTGCTGAATAGGGTGCGCGAGTTGGTCAGGCGATGTTCCTGGCCTCAGTGTTACGTACAGGTGGTGCAGGTATCGATCTGTGTAGGTGAAGAACACGCTTTTCGGTGGGCTCTGTGCACTGAGAACATTTTGATAACCATCTGTAACCGTTTCATCACGGCAAGACTTCTTATGCCCACGGCACAAATTTGTCACTGATTGCCATGGTTGGTGAACATTTCGAGAACGGTGACCAAGTCATCGAAAATTGGGATACCGTTTTCAAAGCACTCTCAT is part of the Halosolutus amylolyticus genome and encodes:
- a CDS encoding VirB4 family type IV secretion system protein, with protein sequence MIDALPDPGTQAGIALYIGATALLTLLVKWGWDRWRAEDVEEVELADLLEEATVEDGLEEGQVLDDIAEHHQHVVAPAAIEWDTRTARVGDQWTSTLYIADYPDYPKDGYLTELFELTDVEFDLTVHITPKSQQQARDELQRVADDLQADADLERTVRGSYLQERANEALSTYKSVENGSRVFEQGMFITVRSESRDELRDAVRTVRSRLREQPAGLSPKTAICKQDLAIQAAAPIGPNPFGREATALGGAVGALLASPHNATILEDGGVEFGVHWKNQSPVVIDPFARENGYAMFTIGDPGSGKSFGSKQNFIRSIEQSEDRIGIILEPLNNWAGVAEALGGERITIGGEMGLNPLEIKPTPERVQRAMGKDASPYREKLDSVMSFLSNYFALRGITLGDRRTTLETAIERAYSRNGITDDIATHHNESPTMRDVLDILEEMVETPEEYVVRTDEEATKIGEDATWLIDQLRPFAEDGRYENLGRETEFDIRDEKVIYLDLAQQEGSLGGSTSLVMQLLISLVYERAKETDKEVVFVIDEARYIMQDAASLEYLEIVFRHHRHHNLSIRLVTQTVDEFFQHPESEAIIDQCAIKQFHHLDGMDREWANEFGLNSAQMRFVQEAVPGNDRTGYSEALVGVDGEWRGIEVRAMEDETAVIDFDPKAQSQTELPGRSADTSTERSMNTNPTTSRQVSTPPQTDGGKHGGESKHE
- a CDS encoding ATP-binding protein, whose translation is MSNNEYLKVTPTSGPLRRSDIPAALESLHKLSNPAAESFWNRVRPRVDTAPPTFEFLAVSAGPDAPVEFYYGVNQEEHLNTLEKRLRSIYPTTFTVMRTELDLEAVLTPEPDLAGEDLESEEQGALNRENPRTDTGESDLEGFDEGEIEDETPKPSPLGVEWLGKTGRKEDWMTTIAPFVVDEPDEEYESEQPPLSAVVEVLHEMTAPTVYQILWQRKPDWRDDAEIRKMDLKEGRDTWAEDLIGSWLEPVDADPADRELSQETKNRIQRIDGKHPRRTFTVNARAVAMAPGGDVEIRAELEQLKAALHPLDGPFYELYGLRIREKGYLDRQKAKRAQRHLERVLNGEMIAGSGKKRPDFVFNADELANVVVVPSADDLTVEGSRGARSEQRSRNPLPRPNPDLMAQFREGMAIGYALDENSTIQPDPVRIPPNLLTRHYGRFASTGGGKSKAIINDALSLRERTGGPVIIVDPKGDGMCANYLRCHYNRFNGVDNTYQFCVPETLPAFSFFDIRSTLEAGWRREDAIQDKVDHFHDIMRMVMGRKQYEQAFVANEILSYLIKALFDEEYGSDAFGLDDLFAAALQMQRERTVPPVAAENQNVEESLTRHFEKDDRQFQVSMDAVGNRLDKLREDAHLRRIFSHVPEQGDNGDYVDNRFDFCEFLDEDATILFDLGDLRPEAQRAITLLLLSNLWDAVRVRRRDGKTDYENLTNLIIEEAAPVASTKLVSEQLLPQGRSFGLSMGLVMQFPGQVRNRSERAYDEVLNNIKTKLIGNISIERDLAESLAHEDLSPTDLRNRINTLPSGEWIAQLPSPSFGETGPAPFSVKPLPIAAGHPESDEPLSVEQEDHFEAVALPRLSERTQTKHGLAEGPSESEAADNEGWGSRSNDARSTSAESASPVDSTQSSFIGQATSGSAADEENEGNEGNEGEDRNTTNPLFGDPGSTEPEELIGEEEGTAADENRSSPVQAGGVTVPDDELRRRGLTHDDIRFLTRILDVMNGDAPDHGLLDSMSAFKNDFDDLDVQRLVDQDLLEEGRACGRKYYTVLPAGRELLGQKLKVGPGQGDVGEKTPHKVGVKLLELWLDSHEDVAQVESYYEYDEETVFDVAGFDADGELVWVGEAELASNNKHAPVDDYDKQSAVDANAVWAFNRRETAIEVLECLSEADRIESSVSGRAARSFSDIREAVESFDAAGLTTIRSFNKLDQEWNT
- a CDS encoding DNA primase is translated as MTWRHATREEIYRYYAEEFPSYRDELPSFITAKGPKQYALAFREPHPVRKDGVPDKDFIRRDTWQTNTSGERTTAAFQEFDDVLEFIRHPARNDPLGRSNFALADPDLLDKPDPCPDAVYYALDHWERPWVLLVDIDAKDIARNRAADTVSEDVDDRDDDAFLNAAGILDAAPEGYPYAFEDIERAIEYGFELRDIFEDDFNAEETMVVYSGQGVHVYLFDSDPAHRYDAKSREVLNDLLQDTYEIPIDPVVTADRRRVARLPYSLHADVCSIVTPIESPNFDVQSATPEVLQS
- a CDS encoding primase-associated protein; the protein is MSQSTPVEDERAAYRVATLPLEYGTTRINQLFTRGYNRYIVDGEDQPEDLLNNLERFGTAAFKEDIRTNAAEEPFVDEPGTLAVLATLSAICVKAHPKFEHAPPRKVQVLYDIRELYVNNLASLLREFGDGSLQQDIAEVLYAKGPGEDGPHPGRVCTGIKEVPEFGEGLYLEIPMAAASRDCLVHADTEPGETGELLTRIKDNCLYVPVGDFDTKYRQYARRAFKKLLRVQEENLSEDQLTWLTTNESAITERIDRFIETGHHERIWRDWNPGERTIRVLRDAIRDAPDEVTTLGAFHSAKELFEAVEAYDPEADWKRDVCNRISSPRSLGNLLASQRDHRNLTIRQHGNTNHYRIQESSRGVQPLDVESIEDLFELPCMANMAERLYEKKPVRKDLYSFARMVMWLPQYQDSDLDTIVGDLKGVFSRWSWYDEQVTDYQIRYEFSNTIDGDTPLPMNCDNDDMQRYCIGQDQCPYSIWGSLPFPDEMYDQLDEAESTGEEF